A region from the Sebastes umbrosus isolate fSebUmb1 chromosome 18, fSebUmb1.pri, whole genome shotgun sequence genome encodes:
- the msra gene encoding mitochondrial peptide methionine sulfoxide reductase isoform X2 codes for MAVFGMGCFWGAERKFWKQKGVYSTQVGYAGGYTPNPTYNEVCTARTGHAEVVRVVFHPEKISFASLLKVFWESHNPTQGMRQGNDTGTEYRSAIYVDTKQQLEEALASKDQYQKVLTEEGFGAITTEIADAKPFYYAEDYHQQYLNKNPDGYCGLGGTGVSCPIGIKAKV; via the exons ATGGCCGTATTCG gTATGGGCTGTTTCTGGGGAGCGGAGAGGAAGTTTTGGAAACAAAAAGGGGTTTATTCCACCCAAGTGGGCTACGCGGGAGGATACACACCTAACCCCACCTACAATGAAGTCTGCACAG CTAGGACAGGTCACGCCGAGGTGGTGAGAGTCGTCTTCCATCCAGAGAAGATCAGCTTCGCCAGCCTGCTCAAAGTTTTCTGGGAAAGCCACAACCCGACTCAAG ggatgCGACAGGGGAATGATACTGGGACAGAATACCGCTCAGCCATCTACGTCGACACaaagcagcagctggaggaagCGTTGGCCTCCAAAGATCAATACCAGAAG GTACTTACAGAGGAAGGTTTTGGTGCGATTACAACAGAAATAGCCGACGCCAAGCCTTTCTACTACGCCGAGGACTACCACCAGCAGTACCTGAATAAAAACCCTGATGGGTACTGTGGTCTGGGAGGGACAGGAGTCTCCTGTCCAATAGGAATCAAGGCCAAGGTCTAA